The proteins below are encoded in one region of Planctopirus limnophila DSM 3776:
- a CDS encoding glycosyltransferase, translated as MNDRSFPGSSGEFTSLQESLTEDQLLEAEACIANGEMAKGQSLFHQLQKDLQDSRSQARIWNGLGVIAALQSDHATAIDSFEQALRCDPSWKIPIVNRDRWLASDTERSRAKETSCPDTWTTEQNHSLPRIAIISLLFNWPSTGGGTVHTAELARFLHRAGYPVRHFSFRYDAWQLGQIQEPVDWPLEELLMQASDWNALQIQHRLQQVLRQFSPDAVIVTDSWSMKPILAEACEGYPTFLRLAAQECLCPLNNVRLLQIAPVPRSCPRQQLATPEICIQCVTENERFSGGLHRRERALAGFGTPEYSQRLRRVFAQATGILAVNPLIAEACKPFAQAVHVVPSGFDPARFPIAQTAPRHPEHVVRLLFAGLVQEPMKGFHVLLEAARQLWQHRQDFQLVVTDEPLDLADPFVKFVGWQSQAHLPQVMQSCDIVICPTIAEEALGRTAVEGMAAGRPVIASAIGGLSFTVLDEATGLLFPPGDSPALSRQIERLLDDSSLRRSLGIRGRERFEKEFTWNSILDRHYRPLFESTRREFQNRAQGLVSSEGV; from the coding sequence ATGAACGATCGATCTTTTCCAGGGTCTTCCGGGGAGTTCACTTCCCTCCAGGAAAGCCTCACCGAAGATCAGTTGCTTGAGGCCGAAGCCTGCATTGCCAACGGAGAGATGGCAAAAGGCCAGTCGCTGTTTCATCAGCTCCAGAAAGATCTTCAAGACTCAAGATCTCAGGCACGAATCTGGAATGGACTGGGTGTGATTGCTGCACTGCAGTCGGATCATGCGACGGCGATCGATAGTTTTGAACAGGCTCTCCGCTGTGATCCATCCTGGAAGATACCGATTGTCAATCGAGACCGATGGTTGGCGTCAGACACCGAACGGTCGAGGGCGAAAGAGACAAGTTGCCCCGACACCTGGACCACTGAGCAAAATCACTCATTACCCCGCATCGCCATCATCAGTCTGCTCTTTAACTGGCCCTCCACCGGTGGTGGGACCGTGCATACTGCGGAACTGGCTCGATTCCTGCATCGAGCAGGTTATCCCGTTCGGCATTTCTCTTTTCGTTACGATGCCTGGCAATTGGGTCAGATCCAGGAACCTGTGGATTGGCCTCTCGAAGAATTGCTGATGCAGGCTTCGGATTGGAATGCTCTCCAGATTCAGCACCGATTGCAGCAGGTACTTCGCCAGTTTTCTCCAGACGCTGTGATTGTGACTGATAGCTGGTCCATGAAACCCATTCTGGCAGAAGCGTGTGAGGGATATCCCACTTTTCTACGCCTTGCCGCTCAGGAGTGCCTGTGCCCGCTCAACAATGTTCGGCTGCTCCAGATTGCACCTGTCCCCCGCTCCTGTCCCAGACAGCAACTGGCGACACCAGAGATCTGCATCCAGTGCGTCACTGAGAATGAGCGTTTCTCGGGAGGACTGCATCGCCGGGAGCGTGCGCTGGCAGGCTTTGGGACCCCTGAGTACAGCCAGCGGCTGCGCCGGGTCTTTGCCCAGGCAACGGGAATTCTGGCAGTCAATCCGCTGATTGCCGAAGCCTGTAAGCCGTTCGCTCAAGCAGTGCATGTGGTTCCCAGCGGGTTTGATCCGGCCCGTTTTCCGATCGCACAGACTGCGCCTCGCCACCCCGAACATGTCGTGCGACTGCTCTTTGCAGGCCTGGTTCAGGAACCCATGAAAGGGTTTCATGTGCTTCTGGAGGCGGCTCGTCAGCTCTGGCAGCATCGACAGGACTTCCAATTGGTGGTCACCGATGAGCCTCTGGATCTCGCAGATCCTTTTGTGAAGTTTGTGGGATGGCAATCTCAGGCCCATCTGCCACAGGTCATGCAATCGTGTGATATCGTGATCTGCCCCACCATTGCGGAAGAAGCACTTGGTCGAACGGCCGTGGAAGGGATGGCGGCAGGTCGTCCTGTCATCGCCAGTGCCATTGGCGGATTGTCTTTTACCGTTCTGGATGAGGCGACGGGACTCTTGTTTCCGCCGGGAGACAGCCCTGCTCTTTCGAGACAAATTGAACGGCTTTTGGATGATTCCTCGCTTCGAAGAAGCCTGGGAATCCGCGGTCGCGAACGATTTGAAAAAGAATTTACGTGGAATTCGATACTCGATCGGCATTACCGCCCATTATTCGAAAGTACTCGCAGGGAATTTCAAAATCGAGCCCAGGGCCTTGTCTCATCGGAGGGTGTATGA